The following coding sequences are from one Gossypium raimondii isolate GPD5lz chromosome 4, ASM2569854v1, whole genome shotgun sequence window:
- the LOC105780357 gene encoding uncharacterized protein LOC105780357, translating into MSGNSSCSVYIGNLDERVSDRVLYDILIQAGRVVDLYIPRDKETDKPKGFAFVEYETEDVADYAVRLFSGLVTLYNRTLKFAISGQDKSSQNPANAAMPATNSSYKSRHYHGVVNHMETSQQPKKSSTPSRIPDYPARYSQAPPPPGVSHHFNGYGSHINDIDYEYSRRVFGATWDSISRPRSRRYDTSDPISYPFY; encoded by the exons ATGTCAGGGAATTCTAGTTGCAGTGTCTACATAG gTAATTTGGATGAGAGGGTAAGCGACAGAGTTCTGTACGATATTCTTATCCAAGCAGGAAGAGTAGTAGACCTGTACATCCCTCGAGATAAGGAAACCGATAAGCCCAAAGGATTTGCCTTTGTTGAATACGAAACCGAGGACGTTGCTGATTATGCTGTCAGGCTCTTTTCTGGCCTTGTTACTCTTTATAACCGAACCTTGAAATTTGCG ATCTCCGGGCAAGACAAGTCTTCTCAAAACCCTGCCAATGCAGCCATGCCTGCTACAAATTCATCCTACAAATCAAGGCATTACCATGGAGTAGTTAACCACATGGAAACCTCTCAGCAGCCAAAGAAGTCTTCAACCCCTTCTAGGATTCCGGATTATCCTGCGCGTTACAGCCAAG CGCCACCTCCTCCTGGTGTTTCTCACCACTTTAATGGGTATGGATCACATATCAATGATATCGATTATGAATACAGTCGAAGGGTTTTTGGGGCAACATGGGATAGCATTAGTCGCCCTAGGTCACGTCGCTATGACACAAGTGACCCAATTTCATATCCCTTTTACTGA